A window of the Patescibacteria group bacterium genome harbors these coding sequences:
- a CDS encoding PrsW family intramembrane metalloprotease, with translation MFAFLIIGLSVLPNFIWLLFYLKQDPHPEPRPLLLLAFFLGIFSTVFALGAGVLLLRLFEFSGMEKQAVQNSFWFMFLGVALVEELFKFLMAYLFLRRNPVFDEPVDAVIYLVVIALGFAFVENIIYLVSVFNQYSGSFSQVVYFLTLRFVGANFLHSLASGLVGYFWAIGIIKHRPKKFIFLGIGLASLIHALFNFLVIKFGMPFYAGAVFLLFILALFLLRDAETLRQLGRPATLVVYSPDYLAKESRSRDQDQNQNKNETML, from the coding sequence GTGTTTGCTTTTTTAATCATTGGTCTAAGCGTTTTGCCGAATTTTATCTGGCTTTTATTTTATTTGAAGCAAGATCCCCATCCAGAGCCGCGGCCGCTTTTGCTTTTAGCTTTTTTCTTGGGCATTTTTTCTACCGTTTTTGCCTTAGGCGCCGGAGTTTTATTGCTGCGGCTTTTTGAGTTTAGCGGCATGGAAAAGCAGGCAGTTCAAAATTCATTTTGGTTTATGTTTTTAGGCGTTGCTTTAGTTGAAGAGCTGTTTAAGTTTTTAATGGCTTATTTGTTTTTACGCCGGAATCCGGTTTTTGATGAGCCGGTTGATGCGGTTATTTATTTGGTGGTAATTGCCTTGGGGTTTGCTTTTGTTGAGAATATAATTTATTTGGTTTCTGTTTTTAACCAATACAGCGGCAGTTTTTCCCAAGTAGTTTATTTTCTGACCTTGCGCTTTGTTGGAGCCAATTTTCTTCATTCTTTAGCTTCCGGCTTGGTTGGTTATTTTTGGGCGATCGGAATTATCAAGCACCGGCCGAAAAAATTTATCTTTTTAGGAATAGGTTTGGCCAGCTTAATCCACGCTTTGTTTAATTTTTTAGTGATTAAATTCGGCATGCCTTTTTATGCCGGCGCAGTTTTTCTGTTATTTATTTTGGCTTTATTTTTGCTTCGAGACGCTGAAACCTTGCGTCAGCTGGGCCGGCCAGCCACTTTGGTGGTTTATTCGCCTGATTATTTAGCTAAAGAATCGCGAAGTCGGGATCAGGATCAAAACCAAAACAAGAATGAAACTATGCTATAA
- a CDS encoding valine--tRNA ligase, with amino-acid sequence MTKKELAKRFDFQTEEEKLYQLWESRQVFIPATDKTKKPFTIILPLPNANDSMHIGHAMFVIQDILTRYHIMRGDPTLWLPGADHAGMETQFVFEKKLAEQGKSRFDYDRETLFQLLHDFVEKNRLVNKDQLKRLGFALDWSRYHYSLEPEIVEMVLETFRKLHHDNLVYRGERIVHYCPKCGTSFSDLEVNYQEQKDELYYLDYGPVMIATTRPETIFADVAVAIHPKHKDKKSLLEQKAVIPIINKEIPIIEDELVDPEFGTGALKITPGHDPVDFEIGRKHNLKTISVIDRNGKMINVPGKYLSLVAIQAREAVVKDLEQSGKLIKKEPLIHSVGFCYRCGTIIEPAVFPQWFVKTKPLAEKAIQAVKTGQTKIFPKKRFEKMYFDWMENIRDWNISRQVVWGPRIPAWYCLDCNGSIELNFLSRDKKRIFGFYQNLKKDFSFEEIVAGLQSLTAPPNVSYQLEIGVCQTCGGKHLIQETDTFDTWFLSGQWPVSTLKSKPGDLEYFYPTSVLDTLWDILFFWVGRMMMLCIYLTGKVPFELVHLHARVVDKFGKKMSKSKGNVIDPLVMVNQYGADALRLALVLGVGPASDVSLSDEKVKGMRNFATKLWNIGRFILMGLADSSPADFSGEIKNLKQEDKKIITSLDNLVKQTTRNLDAFRFGQAAENLYQFVWHEFADVYVEQAKPRIKSGDKTVISVLLRVYSTCLKLLHPFMPFVTEAIWQSIFAEKDSVLTKEKWPSAKV; translated from the coding sequence ATGACTAAAAAAGAGTTAGCGAAAAGATTTGATTTTCAAACTGAAGAAGAAAAGCTTTATCAGCTTTGGGAAAGCAGGCAAGTTTTTATTCCGGCAACTGACAAAACAAAAAAACCGTTTACGATTATCTTGCCTCTGCCCAATGCCAATGATTCAATGCATATCGGCCACGCGATGTTTGTAATCCAGGACATTTTGACGAGATACCATATAATGAGGGGTGATCCGACTCTCTGGCTGCCTGGCGCGGATCATGCGGGAATGGAAACCCAGTTTGTTTTTGAAAAAAAATTAGCCGAGCAAGGGAAAAGCCGGTTTGATTATGACCGAGAAACACTTTTCCAGTTGCTCCATGATTTTGTTGAAAAGAACCGGTTGGTTAATAAAGACCAGTTAAAGCGGCTTGGCTTTGCTCTGGATTGGTCTCGTTATCATTACAGCCTGGAGCCGGAGATCGTTGAGATGGTTTTAGAGACATTTAGAAAGCTCCACCATGACAACTTGGTTTATCGGGGCGAGAGAATTGTTCATTATTGCCCAAAATGCGGCACTTCTTTTTCTGATTTGGAAGTTAACTACCAAGAGCAAAAAGACGAGCTTTATTATTTAGATTATGGCCCGGTAATGATTGCCACCACCCGGCCGGAAACTATTTTTGCTGATGTGGCCGTGGCAATCCATCCTAAACATAAAGACAAAAAATCTTTGCTGGAGCAAAAGGCGGTTATCCCGATTATTAATAAAGAAATTCCGATTATAGAAGACGAGCTGGTTGATCCTGAATTCGGCACCGGCGCTTTAAAAATAACTCCGGGCCATGATCCGGTTGATTTTGAGATTGGCCGAAAGCATAACCTTAAGACTATTTCAGTGATAGACAGGAACGGCAAGATGATTAATGTTCCGGGAAAATACCTGTCTTTGGTTGCAATCCAGGCAAGAGAGGCAGTGGTCAAAGACCTGGAACAGTCCGGAAAATTAATCAAAAAAGAGCCCTTAATTCATTCGGTCGGGTTTTGCTACCGCTGCGGCACGATAATTGAGCCGGCAGTTTTTCCCCAGTGGTTTGTTAAGACCAAGCCCTTGGCAGAAAAAGCGATTCAGGCGGTTAAAACCGGGCAGACAAAGATTTTTCCGAAAAAGCGTTTTGAAAAAATGTACTTTGACTGGATGGAAAATATTAGGGATTGGAATATCTCCCGCCAGGTTGTCTGGGGGCCAAGAATTCCGGCTTGGTATTGTTTAGACTGCAATGGTTCAATTGAGCTTAATTTTTTGAGTCGGGACAAAAAAAGGATTTTTGGCTTTTATCAAAACTTGAAAAAAGATTTTTCTTTTGAGGAGATTGTTGCTGGTTTGCAGTCTTTAACCGCGCCCCCCAATGTCAGTTATCAGTTAGAAATCGGAGTTTGTCAAACCTGCGGCGGCAAACATTTAATTCAAGAGACCGATACTTTTGACACCTGGTTTTTAAGCGGCCAATGGCCGGTCAGCACCCTAAAATCAAAACCGGGAGACTTGGAATATTTTTATCCAACCAGTGTTTTAGATACGCTTTGGGATATTTTGTTTTTTTGGGTTGGGAGAATGATGATGCTCTGTATTTATCTAACCGGAAAAGTTCCTTTTGAGCTTGTTCATCTCCATGCTCGGGTAGTTGATAAGTTTGGCAAAAAAATGAGCAAAAGCAAGGGCAATGTGATTGATCCTCTGGTAATGGTTAACCAATACGGCGCTGACGCTTTGCGCTTAGCTTTAGTTTTGGGCGTTGGTCCGGCCAGCGATGTTTCTTTGAGTGACGAAAAAGTTAAAGGAATGAGGAATTTTGCCACTAAACTTTGGAATATCGGCAGGTTCATTTTGATGGGTTTGGCAGATAGCTCGCCGGCTGATTTTAGCGGAGAAATTAAAAATTTAAAACAAGAAGACAAGAAAATTATTACCTCTTTAGACAATTTGGTTAAGCAAACAACAAGAAATCTTGATGCTTTCAGGTTCGGCCAAGCTGCCGAGAATTTGTACCAGTTTGTTTGGCACGAATTTGCCGATGTTTATGTTGAACAGGCCAAGCCGAGAATAAAGTCCGGGGACAAAACTGTTATTTCGGTTCTTTTGCGGGTTTACTCAACCTGCCTTAAGCTGCTGCATCCGTTTATGCCGTTTGTTACTGAAGCAATCTGGCAATCAATTTTTGCTGAAAAAGATTCAGTCTTAACCAAAGAAAAATGGCCAAGCGCCAAGGTATAA
- the tsaD gene encoding tRNA (adenosine(37)-N6)-threonylcarbamoyltransferase complex transferase subunit TsaD: MIILGIETSCDETSVAFLQAKQKQDKVEFEVLSNTISSQVEFHAKFGGVVPSLAARKHSENIDKVFQLAFKQAGIKKKPDLIAVTKGPGLAPALLVGVNFAKALAYFLNKPLVGVNHLEGHILSNWLKPIGKNSQFSIPNSQSFPAVVLLISGGHTELVLMKGFGKYCLLGQTLDDAAGECFDKVARLLGLGYPGGPAIDKLAKLGNPRAFNFPSPLIHSKNYNFSFSGLKTAMLYFLKDNRFDFSNRKINRKTKKIQQDITASFQEAVTKVLIKKTLKAAEEFKAKQIFVCGGVAANTYLKASFLEKSEKVPVKFPEKDYITDNAAMIAAAGFFHPQPAKNPLELEVEANLRLG; encoded by the coding sequence ATGATTATTTTGGGAATTGAGACAAGTTGTGATGAAACTTCAGTCGCTTTTTTACAGGCAAAACAAAAACAGGATAAAGTTGAATTTGAGGTCCTGTCTAATACAATTTCCTCCCAGGTGGAGTTTCATGCTAAGTTCGGCGGCGTGGTACCGAGTCTGGCTGCCAGAAAACACTCGGAAAATATTGACAAGGTTTTTCAGCTTGCTTTCAAACAGGCAGGAATTAAGAAAAAACCGGATTTAATTGCGGTAACTAAAGGCCCGGGTTTGGCTCCGGCATTACTGGTCGGGGTTAATTTTGCCAAAGCTTTGGCTTATTTTTTAAATAAGCCATTGGTTGGGGTGAACCATTTAGAAGGGCATATTCTCTCTAACTGGCTTAAACCGATTGGAAAGAACTCCCAATTCTCGATCCCTAATTCTCAATCTTTCCCAGCTGTAGTCTTGCTTATTTCTGGCGGACATACCGAGCTGGTTTTAATGAAAGGTTTTGGCAAATATTGTCTTTTGGGCCAAACTTTAGATGATGCCGCGGGAGAGTGCTTTGACAAGGTTGCTCGTTTACTTGGCTTGGGTTATCCTGGCGGTCCGGCAATTGATAAATTAGCCAAATTGGGCAACCCCCGGGCTTTTAACTTTCCTTCTCCGTTAATTCATTCAAAAAACTATAACTTCAGCTTCTCCGGTTTAAAAACCGCGATGCTTTATTTTTTAAAGGATAATCGGTTTGATTTTTCTAACAGAAAAATAAACAGAAAGACAAAAAAAATCCAGCAAGACATTACTGCTTCATTTCAGGAAGCCGTGACCAAGGTTTTAATCAAAAAAACCCTGAAAGCAGCAGAAGAGTTTAAAGCAAAGCAGATTTTTGTTTGCGGCGGCGTCGCGGCCAATACTTATTTAAAAGCCAGTTTTTTGGAAAAATCAGAAAAAGTCCCGGTTAAGTTTCCGGAAAAGGATTACATTACCGACAATGCGGCCATGATCGCTGCGGCTGGTTTTTTTCATCCTCAACCAGCGAAAAATCCGCTTGAACTCGAAGTTGAAGCCAATCTACGGCTGGGTTAA
- a CDS encoding glycosyltransferase family 2 protein, protein MTVEEKSYLRLARPFELKDKKERRIFRFYEMLPGLLAWGTLILFILSAKFFPEQTSFFLIIFVLFWFLRTIYFTFLLFSGFRKTKTNQKISWRKKIESLSFPRLTLPNLKSLNQLWQLVILPTYKEPYPVLRDSLEALKNSGYPVSQMIVVVGFEKREQKQAEPIAEKIRQEYQTIFGHFLITFHPDQPGELAGKGANEAYTGKQVLEKVINPAKIPLENIITTVLDADTQVDPGYFDCLSYHYLTCQKPLRSSFQPIPLYTNNIWQAPVFSRILAFSTTFWQMIQQARPEAMVTYSSQSIGFKPITEIGFWQENLISEDSRIFYQCFLHFDGDWQVVPLYFSVRMDANFGSSFWQTIKRLYVQQRRWAYGAENIPYLLYGYRKNKKISLKEKIKHAFIIIEGFHSWTTHSVILFFLGWLPLWLGSHNFKFTILSYNLPQIAGFFMRFSMIGLFLTAYFAMVLMPKKPGSISRAEKIWLFFQWLLGPVSIFLSTLPAIDAVTRLMLGKYMGFHVTLKSRNKT, encoded by the coding sequence ATGACAGTAGAAGAAAAATCTTATTTACGTTTAGCCAGGCCTTTTGAGCTTAAAGACAAAAAAGAAAGGCGAATTTTCCGATTTTACGAAATGCTGCCTGGTCTGCTTGCCTGGGGGACGCTAATTCTGTTTATCCTTAGCGCCAAATTTTTTCCAGAACAAACCTCTTTTTTTCTGATTATTTTTGTTTTGTTCTGGTTTTTAAGAACAATTTATTTCACTTTTCTGCTTTTCTCTGGATTCAGAAAGACAAAAACGAACCAAAAAATAAGCTGGAGAAAAAAGATAGAATCCCTATCTTTCCCTCGACTAACCCTGCCAAACCTAAAATCATTAAACCAGCTCTGGCAATTAGTGATTTTGCCAACCTATAAAGAGCCTTATCCGGTTCTAAGAGATTCGCTTGAAGCATTAAAAAACTCCGGCTACCCAGTCTCACAGATGATTGTTGTCGTTGGTTTTGAAAAACGGGAACAAAAACAAGCTGAACCAATCGCGGAAAAAATCCGCCAAGAATACCAAACTATTTTTGGCCATTTTCTAATCACTTTTCACCCCGACCAGCCCGGCGAATTAGCGGGTAAAGGCGCTAATGAAGCCTATACTGGCAAGCAAGTTTTAGAAAAAGTCATTAACCCGGCAAAAATTCCTTTAGAAAACATCATTACTACGGTTTTAGACGCTGACACCCAAGTTGATCCGGGATATTTTGACTGTCTAAGTTATCACTACCTGACCTGCCAGAAACCGCTCCGGTCCAGCTTCCAACCAATTCCTTTGTACACCAATAATATTTGGCAGGCGCCGGTTTTTTCAAGAATCTTAGCTTTTTCAACCACTTTCTGGCAGATGATCCAGCAAGCCCGACCCGAGGCAATGGTCACCTATTCTTCCCAGTCAATTGGATTTAAACCAATAACAGAGATCGGCTTTTGGCAGGAAAATCTAATCTCTGAAGATTCAAGAATCTTTTACCAGTGTTTTCTTCATTTTGATGGCGATTGGCAAGTAGTGCCTTTATATTTTTCGGTCAGAATGGACGCTAATTTTGGCAGCAGTTTTTGGCAAACAATTAAGCGGCTTTATGTCCAACAACGGCGCTGGGCTTACGGGGCAGAAAACATTCCTTATCTTTTATACGGCTACAGAAAAAATAAAAAAATTTCTCTTAAAGAAAAAATCAAGCACGCTTTTATTATTATTGAAGGATTCCATTCTTGGACTACCCACTCGGTTATTTTATTTTTCCTTGGCTGGCTGCCTCTTTGGCTCGGCTCACACAACTTTAAATTCACGATTTTGTCTTATAACCTGCCCCAGATTGCCGGATTTTTTATGAGGTTTTCTATGATTGGTTTGTTCTTAACCGCTTATTTTGCCATGGTTTTAATGCCCAAAAAGCCCGGCTCGATCTCAAGAGCTGAGAAAATCTGGCTCTTTTTCCAGTGGCTTTTAGGCCCGGTGTCAATCTTTCTCTCAACTCTGCCGGCAATTGACGCTGTCACCCGATTAATGT